The region ATTTTAAGCCTCTGTCCTATGGTTGTTCATCAATTACTTAGTATTATTTGTCCTCTAGATCTCACTACCTGAATTATTTTTGGAGTGCTTTCCTCAATATTGTACAAGTCCTAGAGATACAAATTGACAGAAAATCCCTCTGAAATTTCTGTatgtataaaacttaaaaatgtagGAAGAGGTTTTGTATTGtgcttttccttaaaaaaaaaaaaaaaacaactttcccAAAGCCTTCCTCAAAGAGAAAATTATCATAAAATTTAGATATTTAACCCTTTTATGCCTATATTTAATAAAAGCTAGCTCTACCATACCCAAATTAAGATTTTTAGCAAAATGATGTGACTTGTTCCTAATTACATCCACGCCCTAGATTTGACTTGCTTTAGGCTAATTGGGTTTTACAACCCTAGGGAATAGACTTTTCCTCCACTTAAGCAGGTCCCTGAgtttctctgcactggtcataatATCCTAGTCCATCTTCAGTGGCTGTAAACCAGCTCTGGGTATACTGAAGATCACTACATATGATAAGTCTTTCACAGGACGCCACAGTAAGTACATAGCTGGGGCCAGAGTCAGTCTTTTTAATCTCTGCGGAGATTTGGGAATGCCATATAGAAGAGTAAGCCTCAGCTATGATGGAGGCATCTGCATAATGCTTCTTTAATGACTGTGTAGAAACCATGAAATACACTTCATGTCAAATTAATCTGAATATTGGAAAACTTTATGGAACCTAATACAACAAAATGTTAGATATTTCATAATCACTATGtcttaatatgtaaaaataaaagtatattaccACCAGCATTTTTAGAATGATATTTCTCGTTTATTTATTGTTtcggcatattttattttattagatacTTTGGAGCTTTGTAATTCTTCACAAAATTTTTTCAAGCTCAATATTTAGCTTTTGTATTAGACACTGTAACTCTCCAGCTCCGTTGAGTTTTTATGCATATTCCTGCACATGTCTTTCTTAGCTTGCTGACACATAATACCTGGTACCAGTTTCATGGTATTAGGCATCAAAGGCCCTCATTTAAAAttaccacataaatattaattatCCCATCTTGCAAGAATTTTAATTAGGCATTTTAATAGAATTCTTAACACACTCCAGAATCTAGAAATGAATTATTATATTTCATAGAATAGAATCAAGAATCCTAGAGGCTAAGACTTTTGTTGAAGTTCATAGGGCCACACAGAATTTCATTTTCACCCAAAGTATTAGAATTTTTGCTGAACTGTGagaataatatatttacatgtgtgTCTTTCAATTGGAAATACTAGAATTggaaagacagagtctcacatacACCCGCCAAGAAGTAGTATTAATGTTTAGCAAtcatcaatatataaatataatccaCTGTAAGAATAAATTGTACAGTTTTCTTCCAAGcagtttttcattataaaagattTATCTTAAGTTTTCCTGGTATTTCAAGCTAGATCATTGTATTTTCTAAGATAGATgccacatgtatttttttttctttactaatctATTGAACAGTGGACCCTTACTtcattgaagaaaaataattgactTACTATACTCTCTAgcaatttaaacaatttttctctGGAGGCCATGTccaatactattttatatttgattCATTTATCGTTTAATGCCCTTGctaaatttttctaaatatatgaatgtcatttgttttttatggctTTTGATAATTTTGCATGTTGTTTTATGAAATTTATGATATTCTTTGTTACTTCTCACTCATTACCCAAAGCATCACTGATATTCATGCTTCTTCTTTATGTATTTATGATCGGTAATCTCTTATTTTTTGCAAGAGATTTACATTTAACTCCTTtggtacaaatatacagttatatagaataaataaaacctaGTATCTGATAGATCAGTAGACTGACTAAAGttaacaataatctattgtacatttcaaaatagctggaagagaataatttaaatgttCCTAGCATCAAAGTATCACATGTACACTGAACATCTGTAcatttatgtattaataaaaaaagacaaaaacaaataattcaagaaaaaatcTATATCACTGCCAGTTTTTGTTTAcgtatttatttaaagaaatatatttaaatatactttaccATAACCATACTTTGTCATTTTCTACTAGAATTTCAAGTTTAGGTTATGTGTTTGGGGTCAGGCTAGTCACAAATACTATATTACCCTGTTAATGTTTATTATAATGTTATTATCatttcataattattattttaactgaATTACTAATTTTATATATGACATTGTTACATTGGTTTTCTTATCTAAGAATACCCGATTTATTCTGCTTTCAAATTTTGTATTAAAGTTTCTTTCAAAAAtagtacagtttttaaaaatgtaacctgAGTCTCTTTTTAATTAGCAATTATAATCTATAAGAATCAGTATGTTTACAGATGCATATGAATTACCTCTTTCatgttttataatatgtataattttatttttagttttcatcttGTCTTGATGAGATATCTGCTATACTCTTCTACCCCTTGATTGTTTCAACATGATTCTCCTTTCAATCCCTGTCTccttccattacattatatttatttatttatttttgagacggagtttcactcttgttgcccaggctggagtgcagtggtaccatctcagctcaccgcaacctccgcctcctgggttcaagcgattctcctacctcagcctcctgagtaactgggactacaggcatgcgccaccatgcctggctaatttttgtattttcagtagggatggagtttcaccatgttggccaggatggtctcagtctcttgacctcctgatccgtctgcctggcctcccaaagtgctgggattacaggcgtgagccactgcgcctggcctccactATATTTTTAACGTGCTTATATGTCAATAGCCCTAACCTCCTCATAAACAATACAAGACTCATGGACATAAAACTGCTTATTTCTGCTTCAGTATTCATTCACATAATATAAATTGAGTGCTTATTAAGTGTCTGTCTCTCGGGGAAAAACAGTGACATAAATAACGAATATCCCATGCCTTTAGGTTTCTATGGGAGATACGTATATCAACTCAATGACCTACACactgatatatatttttccttctttgggcAGTTAGACACAATACAGTATTCCCCAAGCCACATTTTAATTAAGCATTAAAATTTGTAGAAACAATTTCATCAATTAACCTTATTTTGTTACAAGTAGTATAAGATGTTATTACCTAGAGTAAAGTGAATATATGGACCAAGTCAACATAACATTGCCTCCTCTGTAGACTCTATAATTTTAgcgcacaaattttaaaaataattttttgcctttatattgtatccttaatattttaaatacttaaaaggaaagaagaaataaatagtgCAGAGTAGCACAAGTAAAACATTTCATGAAAATTTGttctgaatattttaattcaaatattaaCAAAAGAATATAGAAAGGAGGTGTCAGATACAGAGAGATTAGATATTAGGAGGCCTTATGCCAAAGCATTGCTCTCAAAATCACTGATTTGCATGCATGtctatgtttgtgtgtgcatgtgcgtgcatgTTTTTAACTTCTACGCCAGTCATCATGGCCATATGGCCATTAGAATGCTCCCAAAACCAAAAATATACGCAAGTAGAAATAAGTAACACAAAACTACAACCAACTGAATTTACAGAACACCGGTATTTCCAAACCACATTAAACTCTTTCATATTTGCATGGATTTATACACGTTATTAGAATGCTTACGCATCAATTACATGACTATAAAATGGGTATATAACTTAGctcatacattttaataaaaagtaaataatataaatcaaTACTTCATAAATGTTTAAGTACGTGAACAAAAAATAGTTCACTTCTATATACTCTATCATCAAATATCTTACCTAAAAGGCCTCCATGCATAAAAAACCACTACTCTGAGTTTATACATTAGGTCTCTAAAGAAACCAACTCGTTAACAAAGACAAACTTAGGAAACCGGGCTGCAATACCAGATCACTTTCAACTTGTCCTGCTCCTGTGACTTACTGTAAGGAAGCTCTTAAACAAGGTCCTGATTTTATAATGTCGTATACCTTAGatatgagaaaatggaaaaaatatgacCTACCTTATAGAGTATTACAGATGATTAACTGAGTTATCACAGAGAATGTACCTAATATCACATAGGATAATACATGTCCAATAGATGTAAGTGACAACATGAGATTAACGAGGCTGAGTCACACCTCAATATCATGATGCTAGGTaattattttctcaatattttcatTGAGATTATTAGAAATActaatatcaaatatttttccccTTAGTGGTGCTCCAGGAGCTCAGAGATTCCAACAGCTCTAAGTTCCAAGTCTCTGAGTTTATCCTGATGGGATTCCCTGGCATTCACAGTTGGCAGCACTGGCTCTCCCTGCCCCTGGCTCTGCTCTACCTCTTAGCTCTCAGTGCCAACATCCTTATCCTGATCATCATCAACAAAGAGGCAGCACTGCACCAGCCTATGTACTATTTCCTGGGCATCTTGGCTGTGGCAGACATAGGCCTGGCTACCACCATCATGCCTAAGATTTTGGCCATCTTATGGTTCAATGCTAAGACCATCAGTCTCCTGGAGTGCTTTGCTCAGATGTATGCCATACATTGCTTTGTGGCCATGGAATCAAGTACCTTTGTCTGCATGGCTATTGATAGATATGTAGCCATCTGTCGACCGCTACGATATCCATCAATCATCACTGAATCTTTTGTTTTCAAAGCAACTGGGTTCATGGCACTGAGAAACAGCCTGTGTCTCATCTCAGTGTCTGTGTTGGCTGCCCAGAGGCATTACTGCTCCCAGAATCAAATTGAGCACTGTCTTTGTTCTAACCTTGGAGTCACTAGCCTATCTTGTGATGATCGAAGAATCAATAGCCTTAACCAGGTCCTTTTGGCTTGGACACTCATGGGAAGTGACCTGGGTTTGATTATTTTATCATATGCTTTAATACTTCACTCTGTCCTGAAGCTGAACTCTCCAGAAGCTGCATCCAAGGCCTTAAGTACCTGCACCTCCCACCTCATCTTAATCCTTTTCTTCTACACAGTCATCATTGTGATTTCCATTACTCATAGTACAGGAATGAGAGTTCCCCTTATTCCAGTTCTACTTAATGTGCTACACAATGTCATTCCCCCTGCCCTGAACCCCATGGTATATGCACTCAAGAACAAGGAACTCAGGCAAGGCTTATACAAGGTACTTAGACTGGAGTGAAGGGCACCTGATATGGAAAAGatattcattttttgaaaattttcttcacATGTTTTTATATCGTATTCTCCAATTGCTGCAAATGGCAGAACAACAAAGAAATAGCATAACGAATTGGTGGCAACAACTGACACTTTAGAACAAAGGAGATAGAAGtaacatttgaaatatttggGAGTCAAGCAAAAATCTTCATCACAAAGGGTAACGGTGATGCTATTTGTCTCAAGGAATTCAAAGAAAAGACTAATGTAATCTACATTTCATGTTCTTACCCACTTGTCTTAGCTAAAACTTCCAGacgtgttgaatagaagtagtcaGAGCAGATATTGTGTCAATCTATTCCTTTTAATTGAAGagcttaatattttatatttgatgtaataATTGATAAAATAGGAGATACTTCTGCATTTtcatgatttgctttattatgtgtcttatacttttaatttgcaaaggacttgaatagacatttctctaagatTACATGCAAATGtccaaaaaatacatgaaaagatgctcaacataacTAGTCATTAATCATTAGGCAAattcaatcaaaaccacaataacacACCCCTTTACCCCCTATATTATACAACACCACAATAACACACCCCTTTACCccctatattatacatataaatgtactgcaaatttattttttgcaataAGAGATTAGTGTTTGCAAGTATATGGATACACTGAAATCTCAATACATTGTTGGGAAGTAAAAATGGCACGGTGGCTGTGGAAGAGTTTGGCAATTACTCAGAAACTTCAGTGCCATTAACATATGACCCAGGACCCAACTTTTAATAATACACCCAacataattgaaaaaaatgttaatataaaaacctgtacacaaatatttacagtAGCATTattagccaaaaagtagaaacaacctatATATCTATAAGCTGTGTCTTGTTCTGTTTTGTGTTGTTACAACAGAATACCTAACACTGAGTTAGAAATACAGGTTTATTtaactcatagttctgcaggcagGGTACTTCAAGGACATGTCCCTGGCTTCACGTGAGGACTTTGGTGTTGCCTCATAACATGGCAGACAAGGTCAAAGGGAAAACAGACATGTGCAAAGAGACAAAACCCAACGGGCTTCCCAGCTTTATAACAACTCACTGTCATGACTAATCCATCTCCCAGAGAACTGATCCAGTTATGTAACAGAGAAAACTCAGTAACTGCCGCAAGAATagcaccaagtcattcatgaggaatccatcCCCAGGACCCAAACATCTCTTACTGGGCCCCACTTCCCAATACCACTAcaatggggatcaaatttcaacctgatttttggtggagacaagcAAACCCTATCCACACCATAGCAGCtactgaatggataaacaaaattaagTGTATCTATACTaggaattattatttaataaaaggtaCCTATATGAGATGATAGATATACTAATCAGCTTCactataataattattttgctgtctctATCCCATAATTTCATGCtgtaaacctcaaatatatatagaataaaacTTATCTTACAAAAATTCAACTTGATTGAATTAAAAATTgctaaatttaacaaaatgataTGGAAAATTTTGTAtagtaaagaggaaaaatataaaaagaataaattctcccaacaacaaacaaacaaaagtaaataaagtacTCGTACAATCTGCAGCAtacatgaactttgaaaacattatgcttagGTTAGTGaagaaagccaaacacaaaaggctACCTAGTatctgattccatttgtatgaatatccagaataggttaagtctatagaaaaaaaaagcaaattagttgTTAGCAGGGAATGGAGACTCCAGGCAATAATGAGAGACTAACTAATAGTTATGAAGTTTCCTTTTGAGGTAATGGAAATATTGTGAAATTAGATAGTGGCAATGGTTGCATAGCATAATGAATGTAGTGAAAGTCACccaattgtactttttttttcattttatataaaattaagggGTACAACTGCTTTTTGATACATGGATGTATATCCATGTATAGCCTGGctgtggtgaagtctgggcttgtagtgcacccatcaccagcaTAGTGTATATTGTACCTACTAAGGAATTTCTCATTCCTCATTCCCCTTCCATCTGCCCATCCCCCAAATCTCCAATATTTATCTATTTCACACTCTATGCCTATGTGTACACATTAGGTAGTTCCCACTTAaaactgagaacatgtggtatttgcttttctgtttctgagttatttcacttaaaatactgGCCTCATAATCTATGCACgttgctgcaaaaaacattatttcatttgttttcttgactgaggagtattccattgtatatcatatcacattttctttatccagtcatctgttgatggacacaggttgattccgtatctttcCCTGTGATAAACATACTAGTGCCAATATTTTTaagtgtaattattttaaatgcaattatcttcttttgggtagatacctaggatTGGCATTGCTGGAtggaatggtagttctagttttagtttctTGAATATttccgtactgttttccatagaggttgtactaacttacattcaatataaaacaatataaaaaactgcaaaaattattcTCTAcatgtatatttgttatataacTTTCTGTAAATTAAAAGAACACAGATGTCTGAGAACAGGAAAATACTTAAGGAAGTGTGTAAAACACATAATGTGCCTTTATTTAATCATAATACTGAACAATCCTTTTTTGAATGTGCTTAATATAAACATTAACTGAAAATGAtagaatttttgtttaaaatttgatGTTATCCAAACGTTTGTCAAAAGCATATATAGCAAttgtatataaaagaaaaagtatcAGAAGTTACCTCTACATTATAGAATTAGGTTCTAATTATCTCTGTGAtgtcctcatttttatttttacacttaataaaaataaacatttttcttctaaataaaaatacataaaattagattAATTATTGTCTTTTATTATTGCGTTTATTTGCATCACTATTATTATCTCAAAATTAAGGCATCTATTTATTGCTagtttaatatttatatgtaataagtCTGAACttttgattaatttttacaaTTCCATAATATTCATCACCAATCTTCCTTGGAAATAAATTGCTTGAAAACCAAGGCCCATGTTTTCTGATGCTTTTTTCAAAGTTCCTAGACTAACTCTGAGAGTATGAAGCACTCAATGATGTTACTTAacacatgaaaacataaaaaaaggaAGATGCAAAGTTGTCTGTGTGAGCAATTAACACATTCTGTGCTTGCTTCCAATTTGTATGCCACAAGGccttaagcaaaaagaaacaacTCTGCAATCTtattaataacattatttttaaaataaaaacatcctgTGTTCTTTCTCGCTTCCCCCCACATACACATGGCCACACATAAGCACATGTACAGATACATTCATAGGAAAGTATTCACTAGTTACTTATGAGGCATCATATAGGtgatgagcatggagtgtttccACCCTTTCATCTCCTGTGAGCACTGTCTTAATTCCAACACTGTGACCctaattatatgaaatatccCCTTGGGACATATAacacataattttctttaaaggCTCATATCAGTAGTAAAGGTATCAAGGGATTTTAATGTTGGGGGGAGTACATGTACATATATTGTAGGATTCTCATGTGTTCTTTGACCAAGATTCTGAACATCTGGGCCAAACTGCATTCAGCTCATTCTATTGGCATCTGGAAATTAGGTATTAAAGgacataaaaaggagacaggggtAGTGACAGGATTTTTCTTGTTGTAGTTCATAGTAGATAAATTGGAGAGATGTTTTGCCAAAGTGTACAGAATCTTTGAGTGTATACTATTGATTATTCTCAGAAATTCAGACTTGATTTCATCCACTTAGTTTGAAGGTAGAAGTGTTGCAGACATTTGTTTTGCAGAATGTTTATTTCCCCAATTTTCAGGTTTTCATTCAGTGAAATTTTTATGatgattttgaatatttataaacAAAGCAAACACGAACCATTGGAAATGATGAAAGTCAGGTATGAACCACCcgacaaaaaatagaaaacagttcTTGATTATGGTCAGAATTCTTCCATAATCAAGTTCTTACCCGTCCTCCTCTTGTTCCTTAGAATAAGAATCTAATTAACTGGCTTTATTCCTAGACAGACATAGTTGTGACTGTGTTTCTTTGATTTTGGATAGCAAACATACTTGGATGAACCTACAGTCATTTTGAGAGAAGAGCATGGTCTGTAAAGATTGAGCATGGTCAAGTGAGGAAACAAAGTTACTATTTACAGAGTTTGGGGTGAAAATACACAACCGATGATATCAAAATCATACTTTATAAATGgtggtatttgtttttaatgttatcaCTTAATAGACCTACTCACTCACAGCATAATACAAATCTATTATTCTTGCAGAATTATAAGGTAATATAGCATTAAAAGCATTTTATAGGCTTATATTTCTTGATGAGActcatcacttttttaaaaaagttgtggCCCTCAGCTTCAAATCCTGATAATTGGGAACTCAGTGTATTGGGGACTAGAAGGTATTATAATTTccctttttcataaaatataaagctGAATTATCTTTCTTTCATCACCAGCAATTATATAGATTTGTGTAAATTTACATTGCCACAGCAGTCACATTGCCCAGCTGAGTTTCCAGCAAGTATAAATATCATTCTCAGAGGCAATTTATAGTACAGTTCAAACAGACATCTTTCTCAACCGAAATCTCTTTCCCTTTGACTCTCGGGAAGCACAAATTAGAGAAATACAGAAAGCGGCAtgtaagataaaattaaaatgtagctgctgtattaaaagaagagagaattaacaaagtaaaataaatttttgctaactttaaaaaaagcgtttttaatttgttttggagAAAGTATTATATAACTTGTGCTTAGTGCTATATTATTTTGTATCAGCAAGATCTTTAACTGAGATGCTTATAAATGTAATTGAGATGAGAACTAAACTTCTCATGTAACAATAAAGCCAGTTTTAGTaattaaaactatataaaaaggAAACACAAGAGACATAAATAGGATATTTATGTGTTTCCCTTTTATAGTTAcagttttaatatatattaatataatgtatattaaatatatataatgtgagctataatgtaacatatattaaatatataatgtgaGATACTATATATGTAACATAAGATAAATATGCAATGTGAGATAAAGACAGCATAACTCATcctaaagatatattttttattttcaacctaGAGGTATCTTTACGTTCTCTAATTTCTCTACTTGCTTCTGTTACAGACATATAGAGTTAAGAGTTGACTGCTTAAATGAATCGATAAGGAAAAGCAAGCAAtaattcaatatttttcaaatatttatgagaACTTGGCATATATTAGTCAAGTATTTATCAAACTACATTAGAAAATCTAGCTTATTTTCACAGTAATCTATacaattatgtatgtatgtgtataaattattaattttgtttctttaataataaattataaaggaaatttgaaaaatataatacacaaacatgaaaaacaaatttacaagcttCACAGAAAGAAAATTGATAATTTTGTTATACAAGGAAACACTTTCTCATTTTGTAAGCACATATTTTTCTTATAACCAGAATACTAATTACAAAGCTTTTCTTAGCCTTGAAATTATTTGTGTAAATCCATACCAGTGTTGCTAAGTCGAAAACTGAAGATCAGCCAAGAAGTTGTGTTAATGTAAGTGGATTccccattttaaaatgttcattgtgTACTAATAATGTGAGAAAAATAACTTCAGTGTTTTCCATTATTTTGCTTGAGGGAAACTGTGTCAGACAGGAAAATGAAACAATTTGGTtcaatcagttttatttttttttaattttcaattttttgtgggtacatattacatgtatatatttatggggtatatgagatgtttttatacaggcatacaatgcataataatcacatcatggaggaTGGGTTATCCATTCCTACAAGCATTTATCTTtggtgttacaaacaatctaattatactaCTTAttcttaaatgtacaattaagttattattgactacagtcaacctgttgtgctatcaaatactaggtcttattcattcttcataacttttttttttgtactcattaaccatcacCACCTTCCCTGCCAGCTCCCACCCCAACCCACTACCCTTCCCGGCCTCTAGTAATTAACCTTCTATTCTCTATgatcatgagttcaattgttttggtttttagataccacaaataagtgagaacatgtgatgtttgtctttcttgcCTGAACATAATTATTATGGTATTTTACTTCACATaataatctccagttccatccctgttgttgtaaatgacaggatctcattctttactatggctgaatagtactccaccgtgtatatgtaccacattttctttatccattcatctgttgatggacacaggttgcttccaaatcttggctattctgAACAGTGCTGCAATCAGCTTTAATTGCATGGTGTCATGCATTTCATCTACTGTTTATTGAAAGTTGTCTCTACCCAGTACTTACTTTCTTTggtttctacttttatatttcctcaaaaaattttgGGGAAGGTTTTTAGTATGTTtagtttctatttctatgaaactcTTTgtgcatatattgtatataattttgcctttgtacttttttattgcatatgtatgtatgtatgtgtatgtatgtttatgtgtgtgtgtgtatatatatatatatatatatatatatatataccctagCCCTGTGAAATAGGATCAACTTGTGGTAGAGATTAAATAATTAACCTTTACCTCCCAAACCAAAATATTTGTTTGGTCTGCcaccttatttacttatttatttattttaccttttgggGTTATCCTTTGTTTTCCCTAGGATTTTTCCAGGAATATTTTTTACATCATTATTAatcaaaaagtagaaatgacGTATATATCCATCAATTGCTGAAAGGATAAGCAAAATAAAGTATACCCATAAAAGGAATTATTATGGAATTATTATTCTGTCACCAGAAGAAGTGAAGTATGGTACATGTTGCAACATATATAACTATTGAAaacatattaagtgaaaaagtTAGACTCAGTTGCCCATCtcttgtgtgattccatttatatgaa is a window of Gorilla gorilla gorilla isolate KB3781 chromosome 9, NHGRI_mGorGor1-v2.1_pri, whole genome shotgun sequence DNA encoding:
- the OR56B2 gene encoding olfactory receptor 56B2; this encodes MVLQELRDSNSSKFQVSEFILMGFPGIHSWQHWLSLPLALLYLLALSANILILIIINKEAALHQPMYYFLGILAVADIGLATTIMPKILAILWFNAKTISLLECFAQMYAIHCFVAMESSTFVCMAIDRYVAICRPLRYPSIITESFVFKATGFMALRNSLCLISVSVLAAQRHYCSQNQIEHCLCSNLGVTSLSCDDRRINSLNQVLLAWTLMGSDLGLIILSYALILHSVLKLNSPEAASKALSTCTSHLILILFFYTVIIVISITHSTGMRVPLIPVLLNVLHNVIPPALNPMVYALKNKELRQGLYKVLRLE